The Gopherus evgoodei ecotype Sinaloan lineage chromosome 8, rGopEvg1_v1.p, whole genome shotgun sequence genome includes a region encoding these proteins:
- the PTTG1 gene encoding securin: protein MTTLIFIDKENEGDVGAPSKDRLRLSSVSSKVLSERSQTQTPLVGRTVNATPARSQSVRKALGNVNRTLGTTNKKEIQKQKKQALPAKKITEKTTQVESCSVATEEAYPEIENFFPYNPLDFESFDVPEEHRLSHMSLTGVPLLILDKNIPDRCINMVPSPVKLSPISWECELLQSTANFLSTLDEIIDLPPLS, encoded by the exons ATGACAACCCTTATATTCATAGACAAAGAGAATGAAGGAGATGTTGGTGCTCCTTCTAAGGATCGGCTAAGGTTGTCGTCAGTATCTT CAAAAGTCTTATCTGAAAGATCACAGACCCAGACTCCACTTGTTGGAAGAACAGTTAATGCAACTCCAGCCAGGTCTCAGTCTGTCAGAAAGGCTCTGGGAAATGTAAACAGAACTCTGGGAACTAcaaacaagaaggaaattcaaaaacagaaaaaacaggcTTTGCCTGCCAAGAAA ATTACTGAAAAGACAACTCAGGTGgaaagctgcagtgtggccactgaAGAAGCCTATCCAGAAATTGAAAACTTCTTTCCCTACAATCCTCTTG ACTTTGAGAGTTTTGATGTTCCTGAAGAACACAGATTAAGCCACATGTCCCTGACTGGGGTTCCTCTGTTGATACTTGACAAAAATATACCTGACAGATGTATAAACATGGTCCCTTCACCTGTGAAGCTGTCTCCCATTTCGTGGGAATGTG AATTGCTACAATCAACTGCCAACTTTCTCTCTACCTTGGATGAAATCATTGACTTGCCACCTTTGTCATGA